AATGAAAAGGGAGACTTGTGTGAATGCATACTAAAACAAATATGTGCAGTACGTATTACTTGAAGGCATCCATCACACAAAATGTATTTGTATGCGTAATTCCCTgttatttatggcccctcttgttttctctctctctttttttagctatttgtatttgtgttgttaaatttgtgagcaaaccaaaagacattcctagcaaatgtatgttatactgttgatatggctacaataaatttgaacttgaacttgaaaaacGTTTGGCTCTTCAGAATAACCGTAAATGATTTGACTGTTTCAGAAGAACATCGCCAGGAAGCGTCGTTTGGAAGCCGCCATCTTGGATGCGTCGAGTCCCTTAACCATCTCCTGGGCTCCCAGAATCCTTTTGTGCACCTCGTCGAACAGCGCTGGCCCGACCTCCTGACGCACGCGATCTCGCCACGCGCTCAGCTTGGGGCGCCCCTCAAACACGTCTATGCCCCCACctacaggctacacacacacaggaaatgccgtgttaacccattgacgcccaagggacctgcaaaaaagggtgctgaatgcccgagccctttttaagaaaagctgacctcagcctttaaaaacctaaatatgggtgggagacgtgacgccttgttttttcgtaacattggttaaaaacctacaaaactgttattttcctttaaaaaacaaatgtcaatgaaagaagatgtggtacattatgtttcatattagtcttagatgagaagaaacatttttgttgagatttatgtaaaggtttatatgtcaaatttcctgcggtgtgactgtaacattaatgaaaccatatataataatatatatataaattaaccaacaacattttgaataatgtatgaagcatttggcatgattgcataaatcttaactttggattaagatatgtgaatgtggaaaaaactcaagaaagtaatattaactacaagttcaatttcgtaacacaaattgcgtcctgtggggtgacatgtatgtcaatgtttgtgaatgggcagctgcaaggccaactacaagggtcttaaagactggctcctaaccagtcagtacctcagttattggagagtgctgtggaagtttaaggtgactcttaacctcttaatatgtcttcatattgcaatctttctgtcacgcaatgcttaggttcattttatggtgtcctgtggtgtgactgctcttataggaggaaaaaaagtttttttattaataaaaacacatattaagattaaacacaatatcattatcaagttagcatgagctcagatgtcagtcatgtatacaaaaggattaaaatggccataatgcagtgaattccctgtggtgtgactccattttcctgcggtgtgacatgcctatgctatgtgttgatgcaggacacattttcccacaaatggcaaaaataaggtgaaattccacagaccactaagtgctttatttttttctatttttttccaatttttatccatcatttttttcaggaatttgaaaaacttttgttttgttttgcgttacgccctgaaacgtcaaccacccatatctctaacctgatttacatcatctgggctGCGTTTGGCTACGCCACGcaggcgttcccatgcctcaccagcatatcagatggcaagTCAGGTaaaaatatctcagcttctgaagcacataaaaatatgcactaagtttagcatttaaatgctaagaccctcacctTTCATTAGcatttgttcattcatctcaaacaaatgGAGATATTTaataaaatctcatgagcctgaatgttgcgtaatgcagctccaggcgccagggccaatgttgcacaacgctacatcaggcatcaatgggttaatgcaacactattaaagggtaacttctgccaattttgacatgcagttgtaatgctcacactaccctggacttgtcaatacctgagatttttttttcttcttcagccttttccgacatcctggtcattgtaatgggggcaggtgtatgcttacattaaaaaaaaaaaaaaaaacttcttaatttattcccaataacatccaaaaggttatgcaacatcagcagacaactaacaaacagcgatACCATTTGGGATAATATTaggagagtaggcctatgttaagaaaattttgaatgtaaacaaaatctgtccccattggaatagctcagatctcggaaagggctgactcgaaaaatgcagcatcaccgggtacagacaagtcaagggtggcgtgagcaaaacaacagcatattgaaattgacaggagttatcctttaactgTAGAGTACTCTCTTGTGCTCCTTCACTTGATATAGCCTCACCTGTACTTTATCTCCCTCACCTGGTAGACTTCTATAATGACAAGCAGGACTGTGAGTGAGATGTATGCCCTCTCTAAAAGGGGCACTTGTGCACAAACATGTtctcaaaaggtatcgctgtttgctagttgtctgctgatgttgcataaccttttggatgtttttgggaataaataaaaatgattttttaaaatgtaaacaaacacctgcccccattacaatgaccaggatctcggaaaaggctgaaaaaaaaaactcaagtactgacaagtccagggtagtgtgagcattacaactgcatgttgaaattgaccgaaGCTACCCTTTAATCACCTGGTGCACCTGTactcatgggtgccgcgagggggggaaaggtggtacagattctaagggcccaacagcactgacagggcccttggaaggatgctgataacataatttgtcattttgggggcccaaaatttgaatctttcatggggcccaacatttttagcggcgcccctgtctGTACTAAATGGACCTCACCTGGTAGACTTCTACTATGGCGACCAGGTCTGCGAGTGAGATTTGATCTCCGGCGATGAAGGGTCTGTCCTGCAGGAACTTCTCCTCGATCATCTTCAGCGAGCCGTTCAGGTCGTCGATGGCCGCCTTCTTCTTGTCCTCGGGGACTCCCCTCCCCATGATCTTGGGGACCATTATCTGAACATCAATCACAATGAAGGCAGATTTATTGGTAACCAATACGCACATCAGATtcattgttaaaggtgcactgtgtaagattttttgttgtttatttccagaattcatgctacccattcgctaatgttaccgttttcatgaatacttaccaccaccatcaaattctaagtattcattatgactgggaaaattgcacttttcatggcAGCCACTGTGattgggtgaatgtgaggcagaCAATATTAAGCGTTTTGAGTCCTCGACGGAGTGGAAAGGTGctttataaatgcagtccatttaccattttgaACCATATGGTGTACTGTATACACTGTACtatagtgtacagtacatgtagagcagttcgaagaggggatgtctgcgcttcagccttggtggtgctcaccgtcgaggagagcagtatcaagacaaactgggctacttcacagtgattagacccagggatgactggagcattaagcaacttttttagagttttttaaaattattttggtGTTtcaaacgtcagtcattttgtgcatcaaaataataaaaaacatgtaGAGAATGTGATCATGCCTGCTCATGACCTTGAGAATCAAAACTACATATCAATGACAAAGTTAAGGTTGAGTTTATGATTAAAACCTGTGTACTGTAATGTCTTACAGAACCTCCTAAACATGATCTTGGGGATCACCACTTAAATATCAGCTATGAAGTTAATGTCAGGTTCATTATCAAAGCCGCTAATTATCAAAACCatgtactactgtgtgtgtgtgtgtgtgtgtatgtgtgtgtgtctgtgtctgtgtctctgtatctgtatgcGAGTAGGCTTGTGCCTCTTACATTAATCCAGAAGATCTTGGACCCGTGCATGCGTATCCCCATGGGCTGCCATGCGAGGTACTCGTTGACGCGTGCCCTCTTCTGCAGGTCAGCAGGGTACCAGTGGTCATCGGTCTTGTACTTATCCACCATGTACATCAAGATGGCCACGCTGCAGACATCAAGCAGGAATCAAGGCAATAATACACAGTTACAGTAACactttagaccagtggttctcaagcttttttgaacaaactcaTCATAAGCATATCaacgcccacttgacctcatcataagtctgccacgccccccctagagctcccaaacgccccctgggaggctgtagtacccctgttgagaaacactactttagaataactacctataaaCACCTTTATAAGCACTCTATAttataatgaactaattatcaactaaatgtttctcaaagtttctcctccaaagaccagaaggcatgaaaccaacacagtagaagttgattcccactccactgtgcaatcgtagtttggttcttactcaattccaaacatttgtaaatgcttcgtttaatgttaattattataaaatgttaataaagtgttaagtgttaataaattgttaataatgaggcgcacacaaggctggagacattgataatggactaggttcgaaacgtttgtagctccagatagtttccgttgacttcttttgttaatttgtcggccacaatacactttttgaacctgcaagccttgtgtgcgcctcgtctttttgactgtcctagtatcactatttttggtgagcagtcgcaccaagcaacacacgattcaatgttaaggcgcagacgccttTTCTTTGGGTGCAgtgtaaagggcgggttatgctctgtTTAGAGCCTCAACGTAGTGAGTCAACGTAGCGAGTCAACGCAGTGAATATTGATTTACAGCTCCATTCTGGCTGCGCTCTCCGTTCCCGTCGTAACGGTAGGggcagcgagatgattgttcaaactctaccttcaatacaaggagtaaactagacgtgtcctgttgttttgtagctacacagactcgacgacaatgaaaatgaaacattaaatctttatgttacgtgcatttttgatcgcactggcagccaccgcggtatttaggaagaaagaagtggctcatttgacaAGGATAggagcggaatgtttcctcggaaacactgttcaactgcccAAATATAACTTCAGCGTCTTAACTTGCAAgcacatgtgttgtctttggttcatgTAAATAGGCTAAATGAAAAGacaaaagcacgggcaacttatttaatgaggtccgtagcccgacgaaggttagaacaaggaagaagcttgttctcgaggacagagcaggctggtagAGAGGActaatcagagacctattttctctccttcccgcccttcactccgtcgctgtctgcatcattccctgcgtcgagacacaattttagggaggtgccccagagtacctgcgtggtggggggggcttcactccgttaactgcgcggctcactgcatcacgacgcagggacgctggtctcgaggcataaatcacccttaaCAAATCAGGCCTATGTAGGCCGTGCCATGGctccaacggtagggcactgggctgctacaccggcgacccaggttcgattccggcccgggtcctttgccaaaccttaataataataataataataataataataataataataattaaattattattattaaaccttccccatctctttctctctccagacttgtttcctgcccaatctctcactgtcctatcatgaataaactaataaaaaagcaatgcataaataaataaataaataaataaataaaaaaaatacatacatacatacatacttacataaattaataaataaagtaGGCTTATGCATCAACATGTTACATCATGTCACTGCACAGTAAATAAgggttaaaggcacactgtggtgGCTAAACCTAGGTGCCACTGAGAGGCCTTGGAGGGAGTTACTCGAGCTGACGCGCAAAACCGCCACCGTTCAGTGCGCAACAGGTGAGAGTTAAAATGAAATTGTGCGtaaattaggggtggtacggttcacaaaattcacggttcggttcatatcgcggtgtcaaggtcacggtttcggttctctacggttctttttttttagttcatgataaatggtgcactggctaatagaatcggacttatcactaaatatcctacatatggtttgtataggcttataatgtgaaaatggtgtgattttaattgtgtcatcctctgatttggtcttatacgctaatgttttaatcagagagactggataagatactcctagaatctctgttttacatatttttctgggcaatgCATGATTTGctgtttgcgatggattgcacggttcggtatgtgtgtgaattgtacggtttcggttttcggtgcggtttgtgccatccctagcgtAAAGAGCTACAATGGTTCTGAGTGAGCGGTCAACGAAAATTGTGCTCTCCCATTCCTTGCCCCTCTCCCTGACAGTCTACCGGTGCCCAGGTGCCTAAATACAAATCTAATTGCCAACCTAGTCACGTGACGCACCAATAAAAGCCATTACAAAACCGGACATAACCCAAGGCATATGGCTGCTagactatgcaggaaatggtcaaaaaaggtactgcaactatgctgctcattgaaactgggctgcctattgccaaatttgatcttctcatgaaagtttactaagtaataaactaatattttctagtatggcccaagtacagtcatttttgcagctaaaaatggctatttctggaaattccaaatggcagaccatggagaagatcccccctcatgtatgaaaagtgcaatttttccagtcataatgaatacttagaatttgatggtggtggtaagtaattattcatgaaaaaggtaacattagtgaatgggtagcatgaattctggacataaacaacTAAAGGTGCagcgtgtaatatttttagcagttcatttccagaatccatggagcccatttacaaatgttatctttttaacaaatacttaccaccaccatcaaattctaagtattcaatatgactgggaaaattgaacttttcatacatgaaaaggggaacttctctatggtccgccatttt
The Engraulis encrasicolus isolate BLACKSEA-1 chromosome 20, IST_EnEncr_1.0, whole genome shotgun sequence genome window above contains:
- the LOC134436694 gene encoding glutathione S-transferase theta-3-like gives rise to the protein MPLELFLDLLSQPCRSVYIFAKKNNIPHEFKKISLMEEDHYGEEFGKVNPMRKVPAIRDGDFCLSESVAILMYMVDKYKTDDHWYPADLQKRARVNEYLAWQPMGIRMHGSKIFWINIMVPKIMGRGVPEDKKKAAIDDLNGSLKMIEEKFLQDRPFIAGDQISLADLVAIVEVYQPVGGGIDVFEGRPKLSAWRDRVRQEVGPALFDEVHKRILGAQEMVKGLDASKMAASKRRFLAMFF